Genomic window (Vibrio coralliirubri):
CCAGCAGGCAGTTGTTTCTCACCAAAGCCTCAAAGCAAAGGTGGCGTTGCATTTGTTTACCCTGGTGTTGGCACGGTTTATCCCGGTATGTTGCGCGATTTTCACCACCATTTCCCACAGTTATTTGCTCGTTTAGAACGTGAAGGTAACTTGAAAGAGATGCTTCAGGCAGAGAAAACCTATGCTGAAGACGCGCAAGAAATGTCGCTTAGTGAATTGGCAATTGCCGGTGTAGGCAGTAGTTATCTGTTAACACAACTGCTATGTGATGAATTCAAAGTGCAGCCAGACTTCGCCTTGGGTTACTCCAAGGGTGAAGCTTCCATGTGGGCCAGCTTAAATGTTTGGAAAAACCCGCATGCGCTGATTGAGATGACTCAAACCAGTCCTATCTTCACCACGGCTATTTCTGGCGAACTCACCGCAGTACGTCAAGATTGGCAGTTGAACGGCGACGAAAGCATCCAATGGAATAGCTTTGTGGTTCGCAGTGATGCACAAGCGATTGAGGCTCTGTTACCAGAATTCCCACGCGCTTATCTCGCAATCATCCAAGGTGACACTTGCGTACTGGCAGGTTGTGAAAGCACATGTCGTGCATTGCTCAAGAAACTAGGTAAACGAGGCATTGCCGCGAATCGTGTTACCGCAATGCACACTACACCTGCATTGAGCCAACATAGCCAAGTGCGTGAATTTTACACGCAACCACTATTCGACGAATTGCCAAAGCATATCCGCTTTATCAGCGCAGCAGGTCTACCGACTGGCGCACCAATCAATATAGACAGCGATAGCATCGCCCTTTCGATTGCCGATACTTTCTGTTCAACGCTGGATTTCACCGCGTTGATCCAGAGTGCTCGTCAACAAGGTGCTCGTCTGTTTGTTGAAGTAGGTGCCGATCGTCAAACCAGCACATTGATCGACAAGATCAATCGTAGTGACAACGTAGCCGACCAGTACTACACAATCGCTTCCAATGCAAAAGGCGGTGACGATGTTGTCACGCTCATCAAGTGCATTGGTCAGCTCATTACTCATCAAATTCCACTGTCTGTCGAGCCCCTTATCCAAGGGCTAGAACAACAGATCACCGCCGCTAAGCAATTAAGTGGTGTGTCTCAAGGCAGTGCAGTGAATCATCAAGGAGAGCTAGTATGAGTTCTCAATCGAACCAGTATCAGGCTCAAACTCAATCTAAGAATAAGCAGCAAGTGAAGTGCAATAAGATCGCGATTGTCGGTATTGCTAACCAATACCCTGAAGCCGATACGCCAAAAGACTTTTGGCAAAACTTGCTGAATAAAAAAGACTCTCGAACCACATTAAGCGCTGAAAAGTTAGGTGCTAAACCTGAAAGCTATCAGGGTGTGCAAGGTGAGTCGGACCGCTTTTATTGTGATAAAGGCGGCTACATCGAAAACTTCAATTTCGACAGCAATGGCTACCGCTTAACAGCAGAATCATTCAACGGTGTTGACCAAAGTTTCCTATGGGCTTTGGATACCAGTCGTAAGGCGTTAATCGATGCCGGCATTGATCTGAATGCCGATGTTTTAGAGCGTACAGGCGTGATCATGGGTGCCCTTTCGTTCCCAACCACACGTTCAAACGACTTGTTCCTGCCGATGTATCACTCGGTGGTCGAGAAAGCACTCAAAGATAAATTGGCTAATGACCAGTTTTCACTGCTACCAACCAATGAAACCGCGCAAAACCTCAACCCGATCAATGGTGCTGCAGCACATAACGCCTCTAAGTTAGTGGCTGATGCCTTGGGTTTAGGCAACGTGCAACTTAGCCTAGATGCAGCATGTGCTAGTTCAGTGTATTCATTGAAGTTAGCGTGTGATTACTTGAACACGGGCAAAGCCGACATGATGTTAGCGGGCGCGGTATCCGGTGCTGACCCATTCTTTATCAACATGGGTTTCTCAATCTTTCACGCTTACCCAGACCACGGTGTGTCGGTTCCGTTTGATAGCAACAGTAAAGGTCTGTTTGCTGGCGAAGGTGCCGGTGTTTTAGTCCTAAAACGTTTGGCTGATGCAGAGCGTGATGGCGACAATATCTACGCAGTCGTCAGCGGTATTGGCTTGTCGAACGATGGCCGTGGCCAGTTCGTATTAAGCCCAAATAGCAAAGGACAAGTACAAGCCTTTGAACGCGCTTACGAGGCTTCAAACCTATCACCAGACAGCATT
Coding sequences:
- a CDS encoding PfaB family protein, which produces MTVPTNKAMPLRIALLAQPANATELSADLLSSFPEMVSVVVDGNFNQALTQAIEAVHQGSAVKLCLDHHSPSLVMLSALTAAKNKIHPHAYLASFVDAATEDSVQLSLNIARRPAADLSHQQQYSALSASQQFNELLNMVNAISSRSLPSHYWFTEPNKARVASLTFNDDSQQSTSLILTQATGLHEPKPLLSSERLMFVVSGNDQAELVSQLASLRDELKYISDLADSELAIASLMHSNLSHFQSVQHNVDLGANIVIQAASIDAALQELTALENALPKVMADNSQYKTPAGSCFSPKPQSKGGVAFVYPGVGTVYPGMLRDFHHHFPQLFARLEREGNLKEMLQAEKTYAEDAQEMSLSELAIAGVGSSYLLTQLLCDEFKVQPDFALGYSKGEASMWASLNVWKNPHALIEMTQTSPIFTTAISGELTAVRQDWQLNGDESIQWNSFVVRSDAQAIEALLPEFPRAYLAIIQGDTCVLAGCESTCRALLKKLGKRGIAANRVTAMHTTPALSQHSQVREFYTQPLFDELPKHIRFISAAGLPTGAPINIDSDSIALSIADTFCSTLDFTALIQSARQQGARLFVEVGADRQTSTLIDKINRSDNVADQYYTIASNAKGGDDVVTLIKCIGQLITHQIPLSVEPLIQGLEQQITAAKQLSGVSQGSAVNHQGELV